The following are encoded together in the Leucoraja erinacea ecotype New England unplaced genomic scaffold, Leri_hhj_1 Leri_113S, whole genome shotgun sequence genome:
- the LOC129715367 gene encoding 7SK snRNA methylphosphate capping enzyme-like isoform X2: MMKKKQPLAEEAGTLLQPEYLSKVEEEEVVDDEEKEREREKKVAALPPEAELGRPRNGLQTLQQQQQQQQHRGCKRRNSLNSGFKHPAFKRRRRAASDCDPVLPSNFLLGGNIFDPLNLNSLLDEEVNRALNAETPKSSPLPCRNRDPVEILVPRDITDPLCLNRESEVLPSPLKLGRKRRHRHCHHPAAEDAAAITTTTVAIATIATTTATVATATTVAAAGAGAGAGAGTEPEPYELNTAINCRDEIVSPVLRGAEQGGGGGGGGGRHRKRRRTCSKSEPGKVHPHAEDEGEGKKVTPEKEKERGKGGGWKAKMPPTFPSKQRRFQYGNYSKYYGYRNPGRCDDPRLDVFKAAWFAGKDILDLGCNSGHLTLSIAKDLKPSRIVGVDIDGGLVHSARQNIRHFLSEDVLPSRKQHAHFPVSLAKCKGPIAAPPVALDRRLPHFPNNVTFVQGNYVLEKDELLETQRPEYDVVLCLSLTKWIHLNWGDEGLKRMFKRIFRHLRPGGIFILEPQPWSSYGKRRKLTETIYRNYYKIILKPEQFTSYLLSPEVGFSSYELVGTPQSTSKGFQRPVYLFHKNRRPTAS; encoded by the exons ATGATGAAGAAGAAGCAGCCGCTGGCGGAAGAGGCCGGGACTCTGCTCCAGCCCGAGTATTTGTCcaaagtggaggaggaggaggtggtggacgatgaggaaaaggagagggagagggagaagaaggtgGCCGCCTTGCCTCCCGAGGCCGAGCTCGGCCGGCCCCGCAATGGTTTGCAAACtttgcaacagcagcagcagcagcagcaacacagaGGTTGCAAGAGGAGGAACAGCCTCAACTCTGGCTTCAAGCACCCGGCCTTCAAGCGGAGGCGCCGGGCAGCGTCCGACTGCGACCCCGTCCTGCCCAGCAACTTCTTGCTGGGGGGCAACATCTTCGACCCGCTCAACCTCAACAGCCTGCTGGACGAGGAGGTGAACCGGGCCCTCAACGCCGAGACGCCCAAGTCGTCGCCGCTGCCCTGCCGCAACCGCGACCCGGTGGAGATCCTGGTCCCGCGGGACATCACCGACCCGCTCTGCCTCAACCGCGAGTCCGAGGTGTTGCCCTCCCCGCTTAAGCTGGGCCGCAAGAGGAGGCATCGGCATTGCCATCACCCGGCGGCCGAGGACGCGGCTGCAATCACCACGACAACTGTAGCAATTGCAACAATTGCAACAACTACTGCAACAGTAGCAACAGCAACAACAGTGGCGGCtgctggagctggggctggggcgGGAGCTGGAACTGAACCCGAGCCCTACGAGCTCAACACAGCCATCAACTGCAGGGACGAGATTGTGTCGCCTGTACTGAGGGGGGCTGAGcagggtggaggtggtggaggaggagggggtcggCACCGCAAGAGGAGGCGGACTTGCAGCAAGTCCGAGCCGGGCAAGGTCCACCCTCACGCCGAGGAtgaaggggaagggaagaaagTGACgccggagaaggagaaagagaggggcaaAGGCGGGGGCTGGAAGGCCAAGATGCCCCCCACGTTCCCCAGCAAGCAGCGCCGCTTCCAGTACGGCAACTACAGCAAGTACTACGGCTACCGCAACCCCGGCCGCTGCGACGACCCCCGCCTCGACGTCTTCAAAGCCGCCTGGTTCGCCGGCAAGGACATCCTCGACCTGGGCTGCAACTCCGGCCACTTGaccctcagcatcgccaaggacctcAAGCCGTCCCGCATCGTGGGCGTGGACATCGACGGCGGCCTGGTCCACTCGGCCCGGCAGAACATCCGGCACTTCTTGTCCGAGGATGTGCTGCCCTCCCGCAAGCAGCATGCCCACTTCCCCGTGTCGCTGGCCAAGTGCAAGGGGCCCATCGCGGCCCCGCCTGTCGCCCTCGATCGCCGGCTGCCCCACTTCCCCAACAACGTCACCTTCGTCCAG GGAAACTATGTGCTGGAGAAGGACGAGTTACTGGAGACTCAGAGGCCCGAGTACGACGTGGTCCTGTGTCTGAGCCTCACAAAATGGATCCACCTCAACTGGGGCGACGAGGGGCTGAAGCGAATGTTCAAACGCATCTTCAGACATCTGCGGCCCGGCGGCATCTTCATCCTCGAGCCCCAGCCCTGGTCTTCCTATGGGAAACGGCGGAAACTCACG GAGACAATCTACAGGAATTACTATAAGATCATCTTAAAACCAGAACAGTTTACGTCCTACCTTTTGTCCCCAGAAGTTGGATTTTCCAGTTACGAGCTGGTGGGAACTCCTCAAAGCACATCTAAAG GTTTCCAACGCCCCGTTTACCTCTTTCACAAGAACCGTCGGCCCACAGCGAGCTAA
- the LOC129715367 gene encoding 7SK snRNA methylphosphate capping enzyme-like isoform X1 has product MMKKKQPLAEEAGTLLQPEYLSKVEEEEVVDDEEKEREREKKVAALPPEAELGRPRNGLQTLQQQQQQQQHRGCKRRNSLNSGFKHPAFKRRRRAASDCDPVLPSNFLLGGNIFDPLNLNSLLDEEVNRALNAETPKSSPLPCRNRDPVEILVPRDITDPLCLNRESEVLPSPLKLGRKRRHRHCHHPAAEDAAAITTTTVAIATIATTTATVATATTVAAAGAGAGAGAGTEPEPYELNTAINCRDEIVSPVLRGAEQGGGGGGGGGRHRKRRRTCSKSEPGKVHPHAEDEGEGKKVTPEKEKERGKGGGWKAKMPPTFPSKQRRFQYGNYSKYYGYRNPGRCDDPRLDVFKAAWFAGKDILDLGCNSGHLTLSIAKDLKPSRIVGVDIDGGLVHSARQNIRHFLSEDVLPSRKQHAHFPVSLAKCKGPIAAPPVALDRRLPHFPNNVTFVQGNYVLEKDELLETQRPEYDVVLCLSLTKWIHLNWGDEGLKRMFKRIFRHLRPGGIFILEPQPWSSYGKRRKLTETIYRNYYKIILKPEQFTSYLLSPEVGFSSYELVGTPQSTSKGYGVAVQGLMKVCVNSIRILVCSAWQSFFSFLCHWKSEAMVQTSSCVWRAQPKVVLFDLPFVHVELIALVETGEGCNLPPHGAN; this is encoded by the exons ATGATGAAGAAGAAGCAGCCGCTGGCGGAAGAGGCCGGGACTCTGCTCCAGCCCGAGTATTTGTCcaaagtggaggaggaggaggtggtggacgatgaggaaaaggagagggagagggagaagaaggtgGCCGCCTTGCCTCCCGAGGCCGAGCTCGGCCGGCCCCGCAATGGTTTGCAAACtttgcaacagcagcagcagcagcagcaacacagaGGTTGCAAGAGGAGGAACAGCCTCAACTCTGGCTTCAAGCACCCGGCCTTCAAGCGGAGGCGCCGGGCAGCGTCCGACTGCGACCCCGTCCTGCCCAGCAACTTCTTGCTGGGGGGCAACATCTTCGACCCGCTCAACCTCAACAGCCTGCTGGACGAGGAGGTGAACCGGGCCCTCAACGCCGAGACGCCCAAGTCGTCGCCGCTGCCCTGCCGCAACCGCGACCCGGTGGAGATCCTGGTCCCGCGGGACATCACCGACCCGCTCTGCCTCAACCGCGAGTCCGAGGTGTTGCCCTCCCCGCTTAAGCTGGGCCGCAAGAGGAGGCATCGGCATTGCCATCACCCGGCGGCCGAGGACGCGGCTGCAATCACCACGACAACTGTAGCAATTGCAACAATTGCAACAACTACTGCAACAGTAGCAACAGCAACAACAGTGGCGGCtgctggagctggggctggggcgGGAGCTGGAACTGAACCCGAGCCCTACGAGCTCAACACAGCCATCAACTGCAGGGACGAGATTGTGTCGCCTGTACTGAGGGGGGCTGAGcagggtggaggtggtggaggaggagggggtcggCACCGCAAGAGGAGGCGGACTTGCAGCAAGTCCGAGCCGGGCAAGGTCCACCCTCACGCCGAGGAtgaaggggaagggaagaaagTGACgccggagaaggagaaagagaggggcaaAGGCGGGGGCTGGAAGGCCAAGATGCCCCCCACGTTCCCCAGCAAGCAGCGCCGCTTCCAGTACGGCAACTACAGCAAGTACTACGGCTACCGCAACCCCGGCCGCTGCGACGACCCCCGCCTCGACGTCTTCAAAGCCGCCTGGTTCGCCGGCAAGGACATCCTCGACCTGGGCTGCAACTCCGGCCACTTGaccctcagcatcgccaaggacctcAAGCCGTCCCGCATCGTGGGCGTGGACATCGACGGCGGCCTGGTCCACTCGGCCCGGCAGAACATCCGGCACTTCTTGTCCGAGGATGTGCTGCCCTCCCGCAAGCAGCATGCCCACTTCCCCGTGTCGCTGGCCAAGTGCAAGGGGCCCATCGCGGCCCCGCCTGTCGCCCTCGATCGCCGGCTGCCCCACTTCCCCAACAACGTCACCTTCGTCCAG GGAAACTATGTGCTGGAGAAGGACGAGTTACTGGAGACTCAGAGGCCCGAGTACGACGTGGTCCTGTGTCTGAGCCTCACAAAATGGATCCACCTCAACTGGGGCGACGAGGGGCTGAAGCGAATGTTCAAACGCATCTTCAGACATCTGCGGCCCGGCGGCATCTTCATCCTCGAGCCCCAGCCCTGGTCTTCCTATGGGAAACGGCGGAAACTCACG GAGACAATCTACAGGAATTACTATAAGATCATCTTAAAACCAGAACAGTTTACGTCCTACCTTTTGTCCCCAGAAGTTGGATTTTCCAGTTACGAGCTGGTGGGAACTCCTCAAAGCACATCTAAAG GCTATGGTGTGGCTGTACAAGGCCTTATGAAGGTATGCGTTAATAGTATAAGGATTTTGGTATGTTCTGCTTGGcaaagttttttttcttttctctgccATTGGAAGTCGGAAGCAATGGTGCAAacttcttcttgtgtgtggcgtgcacagcctaaagttgttctatttgatcttccgtttgtacacgtcgagttgattgcattagtcgaaacaggggaaggttgcaatcttccgccCCATGGTGCAAACTGA